A genomic region of Halomonas aestuarii contains the following coding sequences:
- a CDS encoding TspO/MBR family protein, with the protein MIPPRSLMILLGWLALVVLAALTGIATPPGDWYAGLAKPPLTPPDLAFPIAWTVLYALMAMAAWRATLAAHPAARWHTLWPFVAQLSVNALWSPLFFGLHWMGLALLDLLLLWGLIVLSLRRFAGVSRLAAWLLVPYLAWVSFAAYLNAATWWLNG; encoded by the coding sequence ATGATCCCGCCCCGTTCCCTGATGATCCTGCTGGGCTGGCTGGCGCTGGTCGTGCTGGCCGCCCTGACCGGCATCGCCACCCCGCCCGGCGACTGGTATGCCGGCCTGGCCAAGCCGCCCCTCACGCCGCCCGACCTCGCCTTCCCCATCGCCTGGACGGTGCTCTATGCGCTGATGGCGATGGCCGCCTGGCGCGCCACCCTGGCCGCTCACCCCGCGGCCAGGTGGCACACCCTCTGGCCCTTCGTCGCCCAGCTCAGCGTCAACGCCCTCTGGTCGCCCCTCTTCTTCGGCCTGCACTGGATGGGCCTGGCGCTGCTCGACCTGCTGCTGCTGTGGGGGCTGATCGTGCTCAGCCTGCGCCGCTTCGCCGGCGTCTCGCGCCTGGCCGCCTGGCTGCTGGTGCCCTACCTGGCCTGGGTGAGCTTCGCCGCCTACCTCAACGCCGCCACCTGGTGGCTCAACGGCTGA
- a CDS encoding metal ABC transporter permease, translating to MLALLDAWLIAPLDYGFMQRALVAGLALSLAAPPLGVFLMLRGMSLIGDAMAHAILPGVALGFLAAGFSLPMMSLGGILSGLLIAVLAGSVSQMTGHREDSAMASFFLISLAAGVMLVSMGGSSVDLTHVLFGSILAVDSTALVLIAGISSLIVVILAVIFRALVVECLDPLFLRGQGVRGGLIHGIFLGLVVLNLTAGFQTLGTLMAVGLMMLPATTARFWSQRLEGLIAIAIAIALVSSTGGLLISYHLSLPSGPAIILLAGAGYVLSALFGRHHSLAARLRRHAMPLGAADHDGA from the coding sequence ATGCTGGCACTGCTTGACGCCTGGCTGATCGCCCCCCTCGACTACGGCTTCATGCAGCGCGCCCTGGTGGCCGGGCTGGCGCTGTCGCTGGCCGCCCCGCCGCTGGGGGTCTTCCTGATGCTGCGCGGCATGAGCCTGATCGGCGACGCCATGGCCCACGCCATCCTGCCCGGGGTCGCGCTGGGCTTCCTGGCCGCCGGCTTCTCGCTGCCGATGATGAGCCTCGGCGGCATCCTCTCGGGGCTGCTGATCGCGGTGCTCGCCGGCAGCGTGTCGCAGATGACCGGCCACCGGGAGGACTCGGCCATGGCCAGCTTCTTCCTGATCTCGCTGGCCGCGGGGGTGATGCTGGTGTCGATGGGCGGCAGCAGCGTGGACCTCACCCATGTGCTGTTCGGCTCGATCCTGGCCGTCGACTCCACCGCCCTGGTGCTGATCGCCGGCATCAGCAGCCTGATCGTGGTGATCCTGGCGGTGATCTTCCGCGCCCTGGTGGTGGAGTGCCTGGACCCGCTCTTCCTGCGCGGCCAGGGCGTGCGCGGCGGCCTGATCCACGGCATCTTCCTCGGCCTGGTGGTGCTCAACCTCACCGCCGGCTTCCAGACCCTGGGCACCCTGATGGCCGTGGGCCTGATGATGCTGCCCGCCACCACGGCCCGCTTCTGGAGCCAGCGCCTGGAAGGGCTGATCGCCATCGCCATCGCCATCGCCCTGGTGTCCAGCACCGGCGGCCTGCTGATCTCCTATCACCTCAGCCTGCCCTCGGGCCCGGCGATCATCCTGCTGGCCGGTGCCGGCTACGTGCTCTCCGCCCTGTTCGGGCGCCACCACAGCCTCGCCGCTCGCCTGCGCCGCCATGCCATGCCGCTGGGGGCGGCCGACCACGACGGCGCCTGA
- a CDS encoding metal ABC transporter ATP-binding protein, producing the protein MARLQLHDLQLARGGQTVLEHLDGRFMDGAITALIGANGAGKSTLISAIMGMLSPVAGRVECRVPRERRAWLPQQLALDLTFPMSVEELIMSGTWPSHGALKGYCGPHYRRGREIMARLGISHLAHRPLGELSGGQRQRALLGRTLMQEAELLLLDEPFANVDIETVDVLMDVLRDMAARGATIIVVLHDMEQLARLADDVLLLDGGHGRWVRPDALLEHHSGLIPRAPRLPLTFPDASHAGTA; encoded by the coding sequence ATGGCGCGCCTGCAACTGCACGACCTGCAGCTGGCCCGCGGCGGCCAGACGGTCCTCGAGCACCTGGACGGGCGCTTCATGGACGGCGCCATCACCGCCCTGATCGGGGCCAACGGCGCCGGCAAGAGCACCCTGATATCGGCGATCATGGGCATGCTTTCGCCGGTCGCCGGCCGGGTCGAGTGCCGGGTGCCCCGCGAGCGCCGGGCCTGGCTGCCCCAGCAGCTGGCGCTGGACCTCACCTTCCCGATGAGCGTGGAAGAGCTGATCATGAGCGGCACCTGGCCGAGCCACGGCGCCCTGAAGGGCTACTGCGGCCCCCACTACCGGCGCGGCCGCGAGATCATGGCGCGCCTGGGCATCTCGCACCTGGCGCACCGCCCGCTGGGCGAGCTCTCCGGCGGCCAGCGCCAGCGTGCGCTGCTCGGCCGCACCCTGATGCAGGAGGCCGAGCTGCTGCTGCTCGACGAGCCCTTCGCCAACGTCGACATCGAGACGGTGGACGTGCTGATGGACGTGCTGCGCGACATGGCCGCTCGCGGCGCCACCATCATCGTGGTGCTCCACGACATGGAGCAGCTCGCCCGCCTGGCCGACGACGTGCTGCTGCTCGACGGCGGCCACGGCCGCTGGGTCCGCCCCGATGCCCTGCTCGAGCACCACAGCGGCCTGATCCCCCGGGCACCACGCCTGCCCCTGACCTTTCCGGATGCTTCCCATGCTGGCACTGCTTGA